A window from Lactiplantibacillus pentosus encodes these proteins:
- the efp gene encoding elongation factor P, with amino-acid sequence MISTADFKNGLTIEVDNAIWRIVEFQHVKPGKGGAFVRSKLKNLRTGAVQDKTFRAGARMEQAPIEKSTMQYLYADGDSYVFMNTETYEQIEIPGDHIQNELKFLKENMEVQVTLYKGEVLGIDLPNTVTLEVAETEPGIKGDTASGGSKPATLETGAIIQVPFFVKAGDKLIVNTVDSTYVSRA; translated from the coding sequence ATGATTTCAACAGCAGATTTTAAAAATGGTTTGACCATTGAAGTAGACAACGCAATTTGGCGCATCGTGGAATTCCAGCACGTTAAGCCTGGTAAGGGTGGCGCCTTTGTTCGTTCAAAGCTTAAGAACTTACGGACGGGTGCGGTTCAAGACAAGACGTTCCGTGCCGGTGCTCGGATGGAACAAGCCCCAATCGAAAAGAGTACGATGCAGTACCTTTACGCCGATGGTGACAGTTATGTCTTCATGAATACTGAAACTTACGAACAAATCGAAATTCCTGGCGACCACATTCAAAACGAATTGAAGTTCTTGAAGGAAAACATGGAAGTTCAAGTAACGCTATACAAGGGTGAAGTGTTAGGGATTGATTTACCAAACACAGTTACTTTGGAAGTTGCCGAAACTGAACCTGGTATCAAAGGTGACACGGCTTCTGGTGGTTCAAAGCCAGCAACGTTGGAAACTGGTGCGATCATTCAAGTGCCATTCTTCGTTAAGGCGGGCGACAAGTTGATCGTCAACACCGTTGATTCCACTTACGTTTCACGGGCTTAA
- a CDS encoding ribosomal-processing cysteine protease Prp, which produces MIQATISRNATGQVTAFKLTGHADSGAYGQDIVCAAVSVLAISTINGIEQVAHLQPAVQSDETNGGLLIADFTKLDLANTQLQTLLASFTLGLNDVAANYGDYIQVREQTR; this is translated from the coding sequence ATGATTCAGGCAACCATTTCCCGTAATGCGACCGGTCAGGTGACCGCTTTTAAGTTAACGGGACATGCTGATTCAGGTGCTTATGGACAAGACATCGTTTGTGCGGCGGTTTCGGTGTTAGCAATTAGTACGATCAATGGGATTGAACAAGTTGCCCACTTACAACCCGCAGTGCAAAGTGATGAAACCAATGGTGGTTTGTTGATTGCGGACTTTACCAAGCTTGACTTGGCGAACACCCAATTACAGACGTTACTGGCGAGTTTCACACTTGGTTTGAACGATGTGGCCGCGAACTATGGAGATTACATCCAAGTTCGCGAACAAACACGATAA
- a CDS encoding polyprenyl synthetase family protein, which produces MNKQQLAAFEAEWRPRINQYLDQQLQACSDRPTLAASMRYSVLAGGKRLRPLLTLAVLDVFGVTITPAHLRASTAVELMHTYSLIHDDLPAMDNDRLRRGEPTNHVKFGEDVAILAGDALQPLTFEWIADSGLPATMIAQQTLALAQATGPKGMVAGQIADVLGAGRHLALPALQQLHREKTGALIHYAVQAGLIQAEVPTAIQEPLLAYADAYGLAFQIYDDILDVTSTPEELGKATHKDADEHKNTYPGLLGLDGAQQALEQAVAAAEAALEQAQAISEREMTLLAAFLTYFTD; this is translated from the coding sequence ATGAATAAGCAACAATTGGCAGCCTTTGAAGCCGAATGGCGACCTCGAATCAATCAGTATTTGGACCAACAGTTACAGGCTTGCTCAGACCGGCCAACGTTGGCAGCGTCAATGCGTTATTCAGTACTAGCGGGCGGCAAACGCTTGCGGCCGCTACTAACACTAGCCGTCCTTGATGTCTTTGGGGTTACAATTACACCAGCACATTTGCGTGCCAGTACGGCGGTAGAATTAATGCATACTTATTCGCTGATTCACGATGATTTGCCAGCAATGGACAATGACCGCTTGCGCCGTGGGGAACCAACTAATCACGTCAAGTTTGGTGAAGATGTCGCGATTTTGGCCGGTGATGCGTTGCAGCCGCTAACGTTTGAATGGATCGCAGATAGTGGCTTGCCGGCAACCATGATTGCGCAACAAACGCTCGCTTTAGCCCAAGCGACTGGCCCAAAAGGAATGGTGGCTGGTCAGATTGCGGATGTGTTGGGTGCTGGACGTCATCTGGCGTTACCAGCTTTGCAACAGCTGCATCGTGAAAAGACTGGGGCATTGATCCACTATGCTGTTCAAGCCGGACTAATTCAAGCCGAAGTACCAACGGCAATTCAAGAACCCTTATTAGCGTATGCGGATGCGTATGGGTTGGCATTTCAAATTTATGATGATATTTTGGATGTCACCAGTACCCCTGAAGAACTTGGTAAGGCGACGCACAAGGATGCGGATGAGCATAAAAATACCTATCCGGGCTTGTTAGGCCTCGATGGCGCGCAACAGGCGCTGGAACAGGCGGTAGCGGCTGCTGAAGCGGCCTTGGAACAAGCGCAAGCAATCAGTGAGCGTGAAATGACACTGTTAGCAGCTTTCTTGACGTATTTTACAGATTAA
- the rplU gene encoding 50S ribosomal protein L21 has protein sequence MYAIIVTGGKQYKVEAGQAIYVEKLDAAAGDKVTFDQVVFVGGDTTKVGTPTVDGATVEGTVEKQGRGRKVVTFKYKAKKGQHTKKGHRQPYTKVTIDTINA, from the coding sequence GTGTACGCAATTATTGTAACTGGTGGTAAACAATATAAAGTTGAAGCAGGCCAAGCAATTTACGTTGAAAAGCTTGACGCTGCTGCTGGCGACAAGGTAACTTTTGATCAAGTTGTCTTTGTTGGTGGCGACACAACTAAGGTTGGAACACCTACTGTTGATGGTGCGACGGTTGAAGGTACTGTTGAAAAGCAGGGCCGTGGCCGTAAAGTGGTTACTTTCAAGTACAAGGCTAAGAAAGGCCAACATACTAAGAAGGGTCATCGCCAACCATACACTAAGGTAACGATCGACACAATTAATGCATAA
- a CDS encoding dUTP diphosphatase: protein MLELTTLLQQSIRLDRDITARQQIHWRPEERLQNAMVSLDVELAEMANTSEWFKVWKIHRGKADPDKTHRETLLNEYVDAMDFFFLVSAIQQWTHLIPLTAEQLQEIAAKPATDLNKQYLAIKHLVYDAYFNHRQESYRHAWHVFLKIGLVDFGFTQDEIQAAFTAKNQVNQQRQADHY from the coding sequence ATGCTAGAATTAACGACATTGTTACAGCAATCTATTCGTCTCGACCGTGATATCACGGCTCGGCAACAAATTCATTGGCGGCCAGAAGAACGGCTACAAAATGCGATGGTCTCACTCGATGTGGAATTGGCAGAAATGGCCAATACATCGGAGTGGTTCAAGGTATGGAAAATTCATCGCGGCAAAGCTGATCCGGATAAGACGCATCGCGAGACACTCTTAAACGAATACGTCGACGCGATGGACTTCTTCTTCCTCGTCTCAGCGATTCAGCAGTGGACCCATCTCATCCCACTGACCGCTGAGCAATTACAGGAAATCGCAGCAAAGCCTGCCACTGATTTGAATAAGCAATACTTAGCCATCAAACATTTGGTCTATGATGCTTATTTCAATCATCGTCAAGAGAGCTATCGGCACGCTTGGCACGTTTTCTTGAAGATTGGGCTGGTGGACTTCGGCTTTACGCAAGACGAGATTCAGGCTGCGTTTACGGCTAAAAATCAAGTTAATCAGCAACGACAAGCAGATCACTATTAA
- the nusB gene encoding transcription antitermination factor NusB, translated as MSLTRHEIREKAFQALFALNANPDADENQLFQQLLNPEEADDIEIPAYLSTLVTGVREHQAELDAQIQPYLSQKWSLDRLAKTDLIILRMAFFELQFVDDVPTKVAVNEAIELAKAFSDDRSRKFVSGVLGKVVKNQAN; from the coding sequence GTGAGTTTAACGCGTCATGAAATCCGGGAAAAGGCATTTCAAGCGCTGTTTGCGTTAAATGCGAACCCGGACGCTGATGAAAATCAGTTATTCCAACAGTTACTCAACCCTGAAGAAGCGGATGATATCGAGATTCCAGCTTATTTAAGCACGTTAGTAACTGGTGTTCGTGAACATCAAGCGGAATTAGACGCTCAAATTCAACCTTATCTTAGTCAGAAGTGGTCCTTGGATCGCCTCGCTAAGACGGATTTGATTATCTTACGAATGGCGTTCTTTGAATTGCAATTTGTTGACGACGTGCCGACCAAGGTCGCTGTCAACGAAGCAATTGAATTGGCCAAGGCGTTCAGTGATGACCGGTCACGGAAATTCGTGAGTGGTGTCCTGGGCAAAGTGGTCAAAAATCAAGCCAATTAG
- a CDS encoding M24 family metallopeptidase produces MKTRVERLQDQFDPLKIDAFLVSSGANLQYLTGMADMAGDGYLLVLANDAYLVTDARYQTAFASRYDDQHLVITRDYLGAVCDIIERTHTGVMGFEAEIPYSAYSYLDENLVSDLVALPDVVDDLRITKEPDELTKLRASAKLADAGFEYVTSIVRPGMREIDVSNLLDAFMRTHGASGPSFTTIVLGGARAALPHGTASDALLKAGQLVTLDFGYFLNGYTSDMTRTFALGTPDAKLATAYQAVQAAQQAVVDQVKAGAATAELDAVGRQLLTDAGYGPAFNHGMGHGIGLAIHEGPLISKNTTGVLVPNSVVTVEPGVYFPDLGGMRIEDDVLVTATGHERLTQATRDLLIL; encoded by the coding sequence ATGAAAACTCGAGTTGAGCGGTTACAAGATCAGTTTGATCCACTGAAAATCGATGCATTCTTGGTTTCTAGCGGTGCAAACCTGCAATATTTGACTGGAATGGCAGACATGGCCGGTGACGGTTACTTGCTTGTGTTGGCGAATGACGCTTATCTGGTGACGGATGCCCGTTACCAGACTGCATTTGCTAGCCGTTATGATGACCAGCACTTAGTCATTACCCGTGATTATCTGGGGGCCGTTTGTGATATTATTGAACGGACGCACACTGGTGTCATGGGATTTGAGGCGGAGATTCCATATTCAGCCTACAGCTATTTGGATGAGAACTTGGTCAGTGACTTGGTGGCACTGCCAGACGTTGTCGACGATTTGCGCATCACTAAGGAACCTGATGAGCTGACCAAGCTCCGTGCTAGCGCTAAGTTGGCGGATGCCGGTTTTGAGTACGTGACCAGCATCGTTCGTCCTGGCATGCGTGAGATTGATGTCAGCAACTTGCTAGATGCCTTTATGCGCACACATGGCGCTAGTGGGCCATCTTTCACCACCATCGTGCTCGGTGGCGCACGGGCGGCCTTGCCACACGGGACGGCCTCGGATGCGCTACTTAAGGCGGGGCAGCTGGTTACATTGGACTTTGGCTATTTTCTAAATGGCTATACTTCTGATATGACCCGGACCTTTGCGCTTGGAACGCCGGATGCCAAACTGGCAACGGCTTACCAAGCGGTTCAAGCGGCGCAACAGGCAGTGGTGGATCAGGTGAAGGCTGGTGCAGCGACGGCTGAGCTAGATGCAGTTGGTCGTCAACTTTTGACGGATGCCGGCTACGGTCCCGCATTCAACCATGGGATGGGCCACGGGATTGGTTTAGCAATTCATGAAGGGCCGCTGATTTCTAAAAACACGACCGGGGTCTTAGTGCCCAATAGTGTGGTAACCGTTGAACCTGGCGTTTATTTCCCTGATTTGGGTGGCATGCGCATCGAGGATGACGTGCTCGTGACTGCGACCGGACATGAACGACTGACACAGGCCACTCGTGATTTACTGATTTTATAG
- a CDS encoding TlyA family RNA methyltransferase gives MEKERVDVLLVQQGLFDTREKAKRAVMAGEILGVNEERLDKPGMKIPVATALHLKGKPMPYVSRGGLKLEKALKSFEIDVTGKTVLDIGSSTGGFTDVVLQNGAKMSYALDVGSNQLVWKLRQDPRVVVMEHTNFRYSKLADFKEGQPNFASIDVSFISLHLILPPLHAIIETGGSVVALIKPQFEAGRENVGKHGIVRDPAVHKAVLTDIISFAQENGYNVLGLDFSPIKGGEGNIEFLVHLQATDETPRVAPSVSIEKTQTAAYEQLNKA, from the coding sequence ATGGAAAAAGAACGAGTTGACGTATTATTAGTACAACAGGGGTTATTTGATACCCGTGAAAAGGCCAAGCGGGCGGTGATGGCCGGTGAAATTCTGGGCGTAAATGAAGAACGCTTGGACAAACCTGGGATGAAGATTCCAGTGGCCACCGCCTTACATTTGAAGGGCAAACCGATGCCCTATGTTTCTCGGGGTGGCTTAAAGTTAGAAAAAGCCCTCAAGAGCTTTGAAATTGATGTGACTGGTAAGACCGTGTTGGACATTGGCTCTTCAACGGGTGGCTTTACTGACGTCGTACTTCAAAATGGTGCCAAAATGAGTTATGCACTCGATGTCGGTAGCAATCAGTTGGTCTGGAAATTGCGCCAAGATCCTCGAGTAGTGGTCATGGAACATACCAATTTCCGGTATAGTAAGTTAGCGGACTTCAAGGAAGGTCAGCCTAACTTTGCCTCAATTGATGTGTCGTTTATTTCGCTGCATTTGATCTTACCACCACTGCACGCGATTATTGAAACTGGTGGGTCCGTGGTGGCATTGATTAAGCCACAGTTTGAAGCAGGTCGTGAGAACGTTGGAAAGCACGGCATTGTGCGTGATCCTGCCGTCCACAAAGCCGTTTTGACGGATATTATTTCATTTGCCCAGGAAAATGGCTACAACGTCTTAGGCCTTGATTTTTCACCAATCAAGGGTGGTGAAGGAAATATCGAATTCTTGGTTCACCTACAAGCCACGGATGAAACGCCACGGGTTGCACCATCCGTTTCAATCGAAAAAACACAGACTGCTGCTTATGAACAGTTGAACAAAGCCTAA
- the rpmA gene encoding 50S ribosomal protein L27 has protein sequence MLMNLQFFSHHKGGGSTANGRDSAGRRLGAKRADGQTVKNGNILYRQRGTHIYPGVNVGRGGDDTLFAMADGVVRFERKGRDKRQVSVYPAK, from the coding sequence ATGTTAATGAACTTGCAATTCTTCTCTCACCATAAAGGTGGCGGTTCAACTGCCAACGGTCGGGATTCAGCTGGTCGGCGTTTAGGTGCCAAGCGGGCTGACGGCCAAACTGTTAAGAATGGGAACATTCTTTATCGTCAACGCGGAACCCATATTTACCCAGGTGTAAACGTTGGCCGTGGTGGCGACGATACATTATTTGCAATGGCTGACGGTGTCGTTCGTTTTGAACGCAAAGGTCGCGACAAGCGCCAAGTTTCTGTTTACCCAGCAAAATAA
- the xseA gene encoding exodeoxyribonuclease VII large subunit, which translates to MSESQQYLTVSALTQYIKRKFEVDPYLGKVYLTGEVSNYRPRPNTHQYFSLKDDHAKISAIMFKSAFAKVKFQPEEGMKVLVVGRIGLYEPSGSYQIYVERMEPDGVGALYQAYEQLKKKLAAEGLFSAPKKPLPRFPKRIAVVTSRSGAVIRDIITTARRRFPIAQIVLFPAQVQGDAAAAEISRQIERANAQGDFDTLIIGRGGGSIEDLWPFNEEVVARAIAQSQLPVISSVGHETDTTIADLVADVRAATPTAAAELAVPVYNDVLLQLKQDQTRVLNAFQNLVQRDRQRLNKLTASYVFTQPNRLYEGYLQKLDFLNERLKQAGQNQLNIANQQYQRVFQQLRQQTPIHQVRQAQTQLANLEQRLNRSTQLVLRQKRQQLTQTVQSLDLLSPLKIMTRGYAFVTAEDQVIHGVKQLQPQQTVTIHMTDGEAEAQVTKIDGGK; encoded by the coding sequence GTGAGTGAGAGTCAACAATATTTGACGGTTTCAGCTTTAACACAGTATATCAAGCGTAAATTTGAAGTCGACCCGTATTTAGGCAAGGTCTATCTAACGGGTGAAGTTTCAAACTACCGGCCGCGGCCGAATACGCATCAGTATTTCAGCCTGAAAGACGACCATGCGAAGATTTCAGCCATCATGTTTAAATCGGCCTTTGCCAAGGTGAAGTTTCAACCTGAAGAAGGAATGAAGGTGCTGGTCGTTGGCCGCATCGGACTATATGAGCCGAGTGGTAGTTATCAGATCTACGTTGAACGAATGGAACCAGATGGGGTTGGTGCGCTGTACCAAGCCTATGAACAATTAAAAAAGAAATTAGCGGCTGAGGGCTTGTTTAGTGCGCCCAAAAAGCCGCTTCCGCGTTTTCCAAAACGAATTGCCGTGGTGACAAGTCGCAGTGGGGCCGTGATTCGAGATATTATCACAACGGCCCGGCGACGGTTTCCGATTGCGCAGATCGTCCTATTTCCAGCCCAGGTCCAAGGAGACGCGGCGGCTGCCGAAATTAGTCGACAGATTGAACGTGCCAATGCCCAGGGTGATTTTGACACCCTGATCATCGGGCGTGGTGGTGGTTCGATTGAAGATTTGTGGCCGTTCAATGAAGAAGTCGTGGCGCGCGCAATTGCCCAAAGTCAATTACCCGTGATCTCATCGGTCGGACATGAAACCGATACGACGATTGCGGATTTAGTTGCGGACGTCCGCGCCGCAACGCCGACTGCTGCGGCAGAACTGGCGGTTCCGGTATACAATGATGTCTTGCTACAATTGAAGCAGGATCAGACGCGGGTGCTGAACGCGTTTCAAAACTTGGTCCAGCGTGATCGGCAACGCCTAAATAAGCTGACGGCCTCGTACGTCTTCACACAGCCTAACCGCTTGTATGAAGGCTACTTGCAGAAACTGGATTTCTTGAACGAGCGCCTAAAACAAGCGGGCCAAAACCAGTTGAATATCGCTAATCAACAATATCAACGCGTCTTTCAGCAGTTACGGCAACAGACACCCATTCACCAAGTTCGCCAAGCGCAGACGCAACTAGCCAATTTGGAGCAGCGCTTAAATCGGAGTACTCAGTTAGTCCTTCGGCAAAAGCGCCAACAGCTAACGCAGACGGTTCAATCATTAGATTTGTTGAGTCCGTTGAAGATCATGACCCGTGGCTATGCGTTCGTCACTGCTGAGGACCAGGTCATTCATGGCGTCAAGCAGTTGCAACCGCAACAAACTGTGACGATTCATATGACTGATGGTGAAGCTGAAGCTCAAGTTACTAAGATTGATGGAGGAAAATAA
- a CDS encoding exodeoxyribonuclease VII small subunit, giving the protein MAEQPTFEQNLSQLETIVNQLEQGDVPLEQALDQFQKGVALSKQLQATLEGAEKTLTKMMDENGDEVPFEQADANE; this is encoded by the coding sequence ATGGCTGAACAACCTACTTTTGAACAAAATTTATCACAATTAGAAACGATCGTTAACCAATTAGAACAAGGTGACGTGCCGTTGGAACAAGCCTTGGATCAATTTCAAAAAGGGGTTGCGCTGAGCAAGCAGTTACAAGCAACCCTTGAAGGTGCCGAAAAGACACTGACTAAGATGATGGATGAAAATGGTGACGAAGTCCCGTTTGAGCAAGCTGACGCCAATGAATAA
- a CDS encoding bifunctional 5,10-methylenetetrahydrofolate dehydrogenase/5,10-methenyltetrahydrofolate cyclohydrolase, giving the protein MTKIIDGKAVAKKVNAQTATAVADLVAQGIQPGIAVIIVGDDAASQIYVRNKNRKATKLGMHSVVRQLPATTTQAELLAIIADYNADESIHGILVQSPLPAQINEPLITMAIDPKKDVDGFHPSNVGKLLTNFPGNYPVANTPRGIMTMLHEYGVDPAGKTAVVIGRSTIVGKPMAALLTNANATVTIAHSKTANLKAVARTADILVVATGIAHLITGDDIKPGATVIDVGMDRDENGKLVGDVDFESAQGVAGLITPVPGGVGPMTIATLMQTTVELAKWSDVRE; this is encoded by the coding sequence GTGACGAAGATTATTGATGGTAAGGCAGTAGCAAAGAAGGTTAATGCACAGACAGCAACGGCGGTCGCGGATTTAGTTGCGCAAGGAATTCAACCGGGGATTGCTGTCATTATCGTTGGGGACGATGCAGCCAGTCAAATCTATGTGCGAAATAAGAATCGCAAAGCCACTAAATTGGGGATGCATTCCGTCGTTCGGCAATTACCGGCAACGACGACGCAAGCGGAGTTGTTAGCGATTATTGCTGACTACAATGCTGATGAAAGTATTCATGGGATTTTGGTGCAGTCACCATTGCCCGCCCAAATCAATGAGCCACTGATCACCATGGCGATTGATCCTAAAAAAGATGTGGATGGGTTCCATCCAAGTAATGTTGGTAAGTTACTGACCAACTTTCCTGGGAATTATCCCGTTGCCAATACCCCGCGCGGTATCATGACGATGCTTCATGAATATGGCGTTGATCCGGCTGGTAAGACGGCGGTGGTGATTGGTCGTAGTACGATTGTCGGCAAACCGATGGCGGCACTGTTGACGAATGCCAACGCCACGGTAACGATTGCCCACAGTAAAACAGCGAATTTAAAAGCAGTCGCCCGTACGGCTGATATCTTAGTGGTTGCGACTGGGATTGCCCATTTAATTACGGGTGATGATATCAAGCCGGGCGCAACGGTTATTGATGTTGGCATGGACCGTGATGAAAATGGTAAACTAGTGGGTGACGTCGACTTTGAATCTGCACAAGGGGTCGCCGGCTTGATCACGCCAGTTCCTGGTGGGGTCGGCCCGATGACGATTGCCACGTTGATGCAGACGACAGTCGAACTTGCAAAATGGAGTGATGTACGTGAGTGA
- a CDS encoding arginine repressor — protein sequence MKKQERQRYIKRLLSSNEIERQEDFVKLLRAENIDVTQATISRDIKDMQLVKVPSATGGYHYSMPVQKQMDTEKKLKRTLKDAYVSYATQDKFVLIKVLPGNGPALATLIEAMHYEEIFGTLGDDANVLIICKSLAMTLELQQKIQRLLSDN from the coding sequence GTGAAGAAGCAAGAGCGCCAACGCTACATTAAACGATTATTGAGTTCGAACGAAATTGAACGACAAGAAGACTTTGTCAAGCTGTTACGTGCCGAAAATATCGACGTGACGCAGGCAACGATTTCGCGCGATATTAAGGATATGCAGCTGGTCAAGGTTCCCTCGGCAACGGGCGGTTACCATTATAGTATGCCGGTGCAGAAACAGATGGATACCGAGAAGAAGCTGAAGCGAACGCTGAAAGATGCCTATGTGTCTTATGCGACCCAGGATAAGTTCGTACTCATCAAGGTGTTACCAGGTAATGGACCGGCGCTAGCAACGTTAATAGAAGCGATGCATTATGAAGAAATTTTTGGGACGCTTGGTGATGATGCCAACGTCTTGATTATCTGCAAATCGCTTGCGATGACACTCGAGTTGCAACAAAAAATTCAACGCTTACTTAGCGATAATTAG
- a CDS encoding TetR/AcrR family transcriptional regulator, which translates to MSHEVDPRVDKTRRRLRKALITLLQTESVENISVQKLTSTASVTRGTFYLHYKDKPAFVDQALDDLVTELFETAMVTVSVGDIMTNPIDPLQRVQVLSLSKALGYISQHAEAFETLLLHQRQLAVNQRINQQMTTWMDKFYHQFEAQFADLEVPVSIQIAYYVSATVGLITDWLENDMIYTPHYLTKCIKKMHHLMTMSNISFTDFFVK; encoded by the coding sequence ATGAGCCATGAAGTGGACCCGCGCGTCGATAAAACTCGGCGCCGACTAAGAAAAGCATTAATTACCTTATTACAAACAGAATCAGTGGAGAACATCTCTGTGCAAAAATTGACCAGTACGGCGTCAGTGACGCGCGGAACTTTTTACCTTCATTATAAGGACAAACCCGCCTTTGTTGATCAGGCCCTCGATGATTTGGTCACGGAGCTGTTTGAGACGGCGATGGTCACGGTGTCGGTCGGAGATATTATGACTAATCCAATCGATCCGTTGCAACGTGTGCAGGTGCTGTCGCTATCGAAAGCACTGGGCTATATTAGTCAGCATGCAGAAGCCTTCGAGACCCTCTTGCTCCATCAACGGCAGTTAGCGGTGAACCAGCGCATCAACCAGCAGATGACGACTTGGATGGACAAATTTTATCATCAATTTGAAGCGCAATTTGCAGATTTGGAAGTGCCGGTCAGCATTCAAATCGCTTATTATGTTTCTGCGACAGTCGGGTTGATTACGGACTGGCTGGAAAATGACATGATCTATACGCCACATTATTTGACGAAGTGTATCAAAAAGATGCATCATTTAATGACGATGAGTAATATCAGTTTTACTGATTTTTTTGTCAAATAA
- a CDS encoding Asp23/Gls24 family envelope stress response protein, producing the protein MADSSNITLQTKEPSLGQIQIAPEVLEIIVGIAVSQIDGVNRMRGTISSSVNELFGRKKNLGKGVKLTIVDSQISVDVYAYLDYGVSVPKVALAIQDKVKQQILFMTDLALSEVNVHITGIVTEKTESAIDPNNLFGDEDTTADENEDGEES; encoded by the coding sequence ATGGCTGACAGTAGCAACATTACGTTACAAACCAAAGAACCCAGCTTAGGACAAATTCAAATTGCACCAGAAGTGCTTGAAATCATCGTTGGCATCGCCGTAAGTCAAATTGATGGCGTCAACCGGATGCGTGGAACGATTTCTTCCAGTGTAAATGAGTTGTTCGGTCGCAAGAAAAATCTTGGTAAGGGTGTCAAGCTGACAATCGTCGATTCACAAATTAGTGTGGACGTTTATGCTTACTTAGACTATGGTGTGTCAGTGCCGAAAGTGGCGTTGGCGATTCAGGATAAGGTCAAGCAACAGATTTTATTCATGACTGACCTAGCACTGAGCGAAGTAAACGTGCATATCACGGGTATCGTGACTGAAAAGACTGAGAGTGCGATCGATCCAAACAACTTGTTTGGCGATGAAGACACCACTGCCGATGAAAATGAAGATGGTGAAGAATCGTGA